The region AGGATGAATTAATCCATGagtattatttatttataaaaaataaataaaacttaACAAATATATCTAAGATATGCAAAAACAATCCATTAATCATTTAAAAATTTcggaaaaaaaatcaaaataaagATTTAGTTCACAAAATCCTCGGATGCTCACAACTCACAATCTAAAATTACTACGATTTCTAAATATAAATATTTGTCCACCATGGACTTAAATACTCTAGTAAATTGGAGGCTTCTTATGATAACCAAAAAATTACCTTTCCAAAACAACTTGTTGCTTTGTTTAGTCAAGCCATATTGCGTCAAACATGAAATATATTCAGATTTTTTCAGGAAAACTCACACCTATGCTAGACATTTAATTCCGTATAGAACAACATTTGTTAACAACAGTAAATCCGATCACCCTAAATTTTCTAGAGAATTATTGTCAAATGAAAAAAAATACTAGAGAATTGAAGTGCAAGTTTAGAGTATCAATAATATTGGTGAAGAATGTACTGTAAAAAGAAAATATAGAAATCAAGCTTCAAATTACAATCAACACTCTTCATCAATCATACTACTTTAAAAAAAAAGGGACAAATATATACAAAAATTTTCAgtattttattttacttttataaaaCATAATATAAAAAGATTTACATGATAACACACCTATTAGGACGAGGACCCTCTTCAATGCTATCAGCACCATAGAACATAGGGTTAGTCCTATTTTGTTTTGTTGAATCCTTAGGTTCATATTTCTCTTCCTCTTTAGCTGGTCCAACAGAGATTATTTCTACATCGCAAAGCTTTCTAAGCTTAGCCACTACTTTTACTGCATCAATGTTTCCTATTAaggtcaatctcttctctttaataTCCACTGAAAATGATTCAActcctgcaacaatctcagcaTATTACTAAAAAAAATTCAACAACCATGTACATACACTTTAATAAGATTTTAATGAAACAAAAAAGCATAATTCTAGTCATTAAAATACCTGAAAGGCCTAAGACGGTTTTCATAGCTTTTTTCTtgattttgtttttatttatctCCAACTTTAACACAACTTTCTGTCAGACAAAAATGGAGTAGATGTTAGTTGGGATTGTAATTTGTAAACTCTCTTTCTAACGCTCAAACTAAGATTACCAAAAAAAAATCAGGTTTAGCAATTACGAAGAAAGTAAAAGAGTGGTAAAGTACTAACCTTCATTATTATGGAACTAAGGTAGAAGAATTCTTGATGCAGATTGTATTAAAAAGAAAAGGAAGAGGTGTTTTTTTAATTTGAAATGAAGTTATGCAATGAAGATGATTATTTGAAGCTTATTTATTTCATGTCAAGTCAACACACGTTTTGTGGTTTTCTTGGCAATTTAACAAGCAGAAATAAAAGACATTTTCTGGATAAAAAAAAAGAGGACTTTTCCTAACTTATAGTTTGATTTCCAAATCACAATAGGTAGTACCGTTCCTTCTTGTGGAACATTGAATTTACATAAAACCACCTTAGGTTTAACTCAACATTTGTGTTTGGCTTCCTTAT is a window of Lathyrus oleraceus cultivar Zhongwan6 chromosome 6, CAAS_Psat_ZW6_1.0, whole genome shotgun sequence DNA encoding:
- the LOC127092313 gene encoding heavy metal-associated isoprenylated plant protein 39, which codes for MKKVVLKLEINKNKIKKKAMKTVLGLSGVESFSVDIKEKRLTLIGNIDAVKVVAKLRKLCDVEIISVGPAKEEEKYEPKDSTKQNRTNPMFYGADSIEEGPRPNRCVIM